The Salinicoccus roseus genome window below encodes:
- a CDS encoding ABC transporter ATP-binding protein codes for MTLELSGLSKSFNGQVAVDDINLKVPAGSMYGFLGGNGAGKTTTFRMILGLLQPSSGSITYNDRKIDYNVTNEIGYLPEERGLHPKLKVDEQIRYLGQLKGMSKRDIDTKLTEWLERFEVPENRSKRIEKLSKGNQQKIQLIASIIHDPKLIILDEPFSGLDPVNVEILKTAVKELNRQGATIIFSTHRMEHVEELCESLCILNKGKQVVSGNIDQIKSDFGQKEIIIEGDHDIEFLRNMPGVLDMKQIRRKSVLKIEDEKYAEPIFNEIVKLGYFKKFQVNEPSINDIFISKVGHEL; via the coding sequence ATGACACTGGAACTCTCCGGCCTGTCAAAAAGCTTCAACGGACAGGTTGCAGTAGACGACATCAATCTCAAAGTTCCTGCAGGCAGCATGTACGGATTCCTTGGAGGCAACGGGGCCGGAAAAACGACGACATTCCGTATGATCCTCGGCCTGCTTCAGCCTTCATCAGGCAGCATCACCTACAACGACAGAAAAATCGACTATAACGTTACGAATGAAATCGGATACCTTCCCGAAGAACGGGGGCTGCACCCGAAACTGAAGGTCGATGAGCAGATCCGCTATCTCGGGCAGCTGAAGGGCATGTCGAAACGTGATATCGATACGAAGCTCACCGAGTGGCTCGAGCGGTTTGAAGTGCCAGAGAACCGGAGCAAACGCATTGAAAAACTTTCCAAGGGGAACCAGCAGAAGATCCAGCTGATCGCCTCGATCATTCATGACCCGAAACTGATCATACTCGATGAACCATTCAGCGGACTCGACCCGGTCAATGTGGAAATCCTCAAGACCGCAGTCAAGGAACTGAACCGGCAGGGGGCGACCATCATCTTCAGTACGCACCGCATGGAGCATGTCGAGGAGCTGTGCGAATCACTGTGCATCCTGAATAAGGGAAAACAGGTGGTCAGCGGCAATATCGACCAGATCAAAAGCGACTTCGGACAGAAGGAGATCATCATCGAAGGCGACCATGACATCGAATTCCTGCGCAACATGCCCGGCGTCCTCGACATGAAGCAGATACGCAGGAAAAGCGTCCTCAAGATCGAGGATGAAAAGTATGCAGAGCCGATCTTCAACGAAATCGTCAAGCTCGGCTATTTCAAAAAATTCCAGGTCAACGAGCCATCCATCAATGACATATTCATTTCGAAGGTGGGACATGAGCTATGA
- a CDS encoding pyroglutamyl-peptidase I translates to MKTLLLTGFEPFLQFRENPTAAAVKMFDGEVIGDYRVTGRVYPVAFDQINELITSDIDALKPDVVVNLGLAGGRHTIDIERIAINCIDGRTDNEGFTPDGEKIDDSGPDGLFSTLPIKRLEKALKANHVPARISNSAGTYLCNNLMYTSLNHIRQSGKSTPAGFIHVPAHHEIGTELNVSSWSQDDINKAVGIILGNI, encoded by the coding sequence ATGAAGACATTGCTGTTGACGGGATTCGAACCCTTTCTGCAGTTCAGGGAGAACCCGACTGCAGCTGCTGTGAAGATGTTCGACGGAGAGGTCATCGGGGACTACCGGGTCACCGGCCGGGTCTATCCGGTTGCGTTCGACCAGATCAACGAACTGATCACATCGGACATCGATGCTTTGAAGCCGGATGTTGTAGTCAACCTCGGGCTTGCAGGCGGCAGGCATACGATAGATATCGAACGCATCGCCATCAACTGCATTGACGGGCGGACGGACAACGAAGGCTTCACCCCGGATGGTGAGAAGATAGACGACTCGGGGCCGGATGGATTATTCTCGACGCTGCCGATCAAGCGTCTGGAGAAGGCTTTGAAGGCGAACCATGTACCGGCAAGGATTTCAAATTCTGCAGGGACGTACCTCTGCAACAATCTGATGTATACATCATTGAATCATATAAGGCAGTCGGGGAAGTCCACCCCGGCCGGCTTCATCCATGTGCCTGCCCATCACGAAATCGGAACGGAGCTCAATGTTTCGAGCTGGTCCCAGGATGATATAAACAAGGCAGTAGGCATCATATTGGGCAATATATGA
- the msrA gene encoding peptide-methionine (S)-S-oxide reductase MsrA codes for MTVQNHQLPELEADLASSPCETATFGMGCFWGPDARFGALPGVIRTRTGYAGGTTGNPTYKEMGDHTETIEVDFDPSLISYEGILRHFWRNHYPNRDAYRGRQYISLLHFHDENQEAAVEKVKGEMEAELGFSIETEIAPFEGFTLAEERHQKYYLKRYPGALGQLEDMAPEPSILTDSIFAARLNGFVKGFGNRDALLEEISGWPIRPEAREQLKQKLKHMKW; via the coding sequence ATGACTGTACAAAACCATCAGCTGCCGGAGTTGGAAGCGGATCTCGCATCATCACCTTGTGAAACCGCAACCTTCGGCATGGGGTGCTTCTGGGGTCCGGATGCACGCTTCGGTGCGCTGCCGGGTGTCATCCGGACACGCACCGGCTACGCGGGCGGAACGACGGGAAATCCGACATACAAGGAGATGGGGGACCACACCGAGACCATCGAAGTGGACTTCGATCCGTCCCTCATTTCCTACGAGGGGATCCTGCGCCACTTCTGGCGCAACCATTATCCAAACCGGGATGCCTACAGGGGACGCCAGTACATCTCGCTGCTGCATTTTCATGACGAAAATCAGGAAGCTGCAGTGGAGAAGGTCAAAGGAGAGATGGAGGCTGAACTCGGCTTCTCAATAGAAACCGAGATTGCGCCGTTTGAAGGGTTCACCCTGGCGGAAGAACGCCATCAGAAATATTATCTGAAACGCTATCCGGGTGCGCTCGGCCAGCTTGAGGATATGGCCCCTGAACCGTCAATACTGACGGATTCCATTTTCGCAGCCCGTCTGAACGGTTTCGTGAAAGGCTTCGGAAACCGGGATGCACTGCTGGAGGAAATTTCCGGCTGGCCCATCCGGCCTGAAGCGAGGGAACAGCTGAAGCAGAAGCTCAAGCATATGAAATGGTAA
- the nagB gene encoding glucosamine-6-phosphate deaminase, producing MKLVHVENYDEMSMQAARAVFDKITSSERVVLGLATGSTPEKMYDYLVDMLNKNKVDLSHVYTVNLDEYVGLDADHPQSYHQYMNRIFFDRVDIPKNHTFLPNGAAENLEDEVAEYEKLIEELGGVDLQVLGIGRNGHIAFNEPGTAFDSETHVVDLTETTVNDNARFFDTVDEVPKQAISMGLSTIMNAKSIVMMASGEEKADAITAMMEGEVDESLPASILQRHHDVTVIADRKALREG from the coding sequence ATGAAATTGGTACATGTAGAAAATTATGATGAAATGAGCATGCAGGCGGCACGTGCGGTCTTCGACAAGATCACGTCGTCCGAGCGTGTGGTGCTCGGGCTTGCCACAGGATCGACACCGGAGAAGATGTACGACTACCTGGTGGATATGCTGAACAAGAATAAGGTGGACCTCTCGCATGTCTATACAGTCAACCTCGATGAATATGTCGGACTTGATGCAGACCATCCGCAGAGCTACCACCAGTATATGAACAGGATATTCTTCGACCGGGTCGACATTCCGAAGAACCATACTTTCCTGCCGAATGGTGCGGCGGAAAACCTCGAAGATGAAGTGGCGGAGTATGAAAAGCTGATTGAAGAACTTGGAGGTGTCGACCTCCAAGTTCTCGGTATCGGCAGAAATGGACACATTGCATTCAATGAGCCGGGGACTGCCTTCGACTCGGAGACACATGTCGTCGATCTGACGGAAACGACTGTAAATGACAATGCAAGATTCTTCGATACGGTCGATGAAGTGCCGAAGCAGGCCATTTCGATGGGACTCAGCACCATCATGAATGCGAAATCCATCGTCATGATGGCTTCCGGTGAAGAGAAGGCGGATGCCATCACCGCAATGATGGAAGGGGAAGTGGATGAGTCGCTTCCGGCATCCATACTGCAGCGGCATCACGATGTGACCGTCATCGCCGACAGGAAGGCATTAAGAGAGGGATGA
- a CDS encoding ABC transporter permease: protein MSKFLATFSQTYLSKVRAKSFMISTAIIVLLIFVGANFDKIINIFDSSEEITTLNVESDDAFYAQFEAVMEPIEPDFDIAQNDGEIGDTGALLRVDGMEPLAVTLEADQEIPGSQMNDIETALGQVQRMNTIQSLNLTQAEAERLNASPDITYDIAGQDGGDGEASESAAEGGEMSDINPLNTVVFYVTVIVMFFIIINYASQIGTEVAMEKTSRVIEMIVSSVAPVTHLLAKISAMISVSLTQLAIFIVAILIAIQLFDFSEIISDFGLEANDQTVTMIIYSVIFLILGLILYLSIAAMLGSFISRMEDLQQALLPVTMFSLIGFYIAIFNIWGSADSLLVRISSYFPLFTPFVMPLRAMHEETGQAPLLIGVAILLVSIILAILLAASIYRNSVLSTSNGIFKNLKRIKKE, encoded by the coding sequence ATGAGTAAATTCCTCGCAACCTTTTCACAGACCTACCTGTCCAAAGTACGCGCCAAATCATTCATGATCAGCACCGCAATCATCGTCCTGCTGATCTTCGTCGGGGCGAACTTCGACAAGATCATCAATATCTTCGATTCGTCCGAAGAAATCACCACACTCAATGTCGAAAGCGACGATGCGTTCTACGCCCAGTTCGAGGCGGTGATGGAACCGATCGAGCCGGATTTCGACATTGCACAGAACGACGGGGAGATCGGTGATACCGGGGCGTTGTTGAGAGTGGACGGAATGGAACCCCTCGCTGTGACGCTTGAAGCCGACCAGGAGATTCCCGGCAGCCAGATGAACGACATCGAGACGGCCCTCGGCCAGGTGCAGCGCATGAATACCATCCAATCCCTGAACCTGACACAGGCGGAGGCGGAGCGTCTGAATGCATCACCGGACATCACCTATGACATCGCCGGCCAGGACGGCGGAGACGGGGAAGCTTCAGAAAGTGCAGCGGAAGGCGGCGAGATGTCTGACATCAACCCGCTGAATACGGTCGTATTCTATGTAACGGTCATCGTCATGTTCTTCATCATCATCAACTATGCAAGCCAGATCGGGACTGAAGTCGCCATGGAGAAGACGTCGCGGGTCATCGAGATGATCGTCTCGAGCGTGGCACCGGTCACGCACCTGCTGGCCAAGATCAGCGCGATGATTTCAGTCAGCCTGACGCAGCTCGCCATCTTCATCGTTGCGATCCTCATTGCGATACAGCTTTTCGATTTCAGTGAAATCATCAGCGATTTCGGCCTTGAGGCAAATGACCAGACGGTCACCATGATCATCTACTCGGTCATCTTCCTGATCCTCGGACTCATCCTCTACTTGTCGATCGCGGCGATGCTCGGTTCATTCATCAGCCGGATGGAGGATCTGCAGCAGGCACTGCTGCCGGTGACCATGTTCTCGCTCATCGGTTTCTACATTGCCATCTTCAACATCTGGGGCAGCGCGGACAGTCTCCTGGTCAGAATATCCAGCTACTTCCCGCTCTTCACTCCATTCGTCATGCCGCTCCGTGCGATGCATGAGGAAACGGGACAGGCACCGCTCCTGATCGGAGTCGCCATACTACTCGTATCGATCATACTGGCCATACTGCTTGCAGCAAGCATCTACCGCAACAGTGTGCTGTCGACATCGAACGGCATCTTCAAGAACCTGAAGCGTATAAAAAAGGAATAG